From the Oleiphilus messinensis genome, one window contains:
- a CDS encoding lactonase family protein, with product MKFTQLLRCAALIPLMAFASITTANDNLSSSLLSIWHKFAVGAVFTQTNDSEGNEVLMFSRHGNGKLQFLDAFATDGVGTSGGLGNQGALALSKDNDFLFVVNAGSNEITTFSVHKHGLKLVDKVPSGGERPISLSVFQDRLYVLNTGSDSINGFTFDHDGKLTPMAEAIRSLSGTETSAAQIQVSPWGDALVVTERATNLIDVFWLDDNGIPGEAVISPSVGTTPFGFDFDRRGHLVVSEAAGGADNASSVSSYNILETGQLEIISGAVPTTESAACWLITTPNGRFAYTTNTRSSSISGFRIERDGSLNLLDLDGVTGNTGEGTNPLDMAMSRNGRHLYAISPATEEIVAFRIRGNGSLKNIQSVTAAAPRINGLAAY from the coding sequence ATGAAGTTTACGCAATTGCTGCGCTGTGCAGCATTAATCCCGCTTATGGCGTTCGCGAGCATCACAACCGCCAACGACAACCTCTCTTCAAGCCTGCTTTCAATCTGGCACAAGTTTGCAGTGGGGGCGGTGTTCACCCAAACCAACGACAGCGAAGGCAACGAAGTGCTCATGTTCAGCCGACATGGCAATGGCAAATTACAGTTTTTGGATGCCTTTGCAACGGACGGGGTTGGCACCAGCGGCGGGCTTGGAAATCAGGGCGCACTGGCGCTGAGCAAGGACAATGATTTTTTGTTTGTGGTGAATGCCGGCAGCAATGAAATAACCACATTTTCGGTCCATAAACATGGTTTGAAATTGGTCGATAAGGTACCTTCCGGCGGTGAACGCCCGATCAGTTTAAGCGTATTTCAGGATCGACTCTATGTTCTGAATACCGGCAGCGACAGTATCAACGGTTTTACCTTTGACCACGACGGCAAACTGACGCCAATGGCCGAAGCCATTCGTTCACTCAGTGGCACCGAAACGTCTGCAGCTCAAATTCAAGTCAGCCCCTGGGGTGATGCTTTAGTTGTCACGGAACGCGCAACCAATTTGATCGATGTATTCTGGCTGGATGACAACGGGATACCCGGTGAAGCGGTTATCAGCCCATCTGTCGGTACCACGCCATTTGGATTTGATTTTGACCGCCGAGGTCACCTGGTTGTCTCGGAAGCCGCAGGTGGCGCAGACAATGCCAGCTCTGTATCGTCTTACAACATTCTTGAAACCGGGCAATTGGAGATCATCAGCGGTGCGGTGCCCACAACCGAATCAGCTGCATGCTGGTTGATCACCACGCCGAATGGCCGCTTTGCCTACACGACCAATACCCGTTCCAGCTCAATTTCCGGTTTCCGTATCGAACGAGATGGTTCTCTGAATTTGCTGGATCTTGATGGCGTAACCGGGAACACCGGTGAAGGCACCAATCCACTGGATATGGCAATGAGCCGAAATGGCCGCCACCTCTATGCCATCAGCCCGGCAACTGAAGAAATTGTGGCGTTCCGCATCCGCGGCAACGGCAGCCTTAAAAACATCCAGTCTGTGACTGCCGCTGCCCCAAGAATCAACGGTTTGGCCGCCTACTAA
- a CDS encoding DUF2860 family protein, which produces MNYGSKQARSSGIRWPKKGAFWVLMSCISMAQAEEHADAEDVAISGYLYLLLGGSETKSLTEVSDHRTPIQSLNQAAKAERTEVAALFWEVSYFFNKDQTAVYLGSIPGLISDRSSYFGIGIKQRFENGTDVNVGLIPPLSLFNRQVWQDPYQLKRKRQKTDLETAGVRLAVETLMGSPWSFYYGYTHEKVSQERSGESALEPLERSARAALKRSGDQHSVEVDYVVPLSESFFIVPRLQFIRANAQGKAFRYDRAGSAVTLLYQQDTLEFDVTVNYSVARFEERHPVFNRVRKDEGVSVQSELAFIEPFGWKSVRVSGLFQLYAKHSNIRFYNEESILAGIGLSYFY; this is translated from the coding sequence ATGAATTATGGATCGAAACAAGCCCGTTCGAGCGGGATAAGGTGGCCAAAAAAAGGTGCATTCTGGGTATTGATGAGTTGTATTTCCATGGCCCAGGCTGAAGAGCATGCAGATGCGGAGGATGTTGCAATTTCAGGTTATCTGTATTTGCTGTTGGGCGGCAGTGAGACAAAATCACTCACTGAAGTATCGGATCACAGGACACCCATACAATCTCTAAATCAGGCGGCAAAGGCGGAGCGCACTGAAGTCGCTGCATTGTTTTGGGAGGTAAGCTATTTCTTCAACAAGGATCAAACGGCTGTTTATCTGGGATCGATTCCCGGGTTAATCTCTGATCGCTCAAGTTATTTCGGGATCGGCATCAAGCAGCGTTTTGAAAACGGAACGGATGTTAATGTAGGACTCATTCCGCCATTGTCTTTGTTCAACAGGCAGGTCTGGCAGGATCCTTACCAGCTTAAGCGCAAGCGTCAGAAAACGGATTTGGAGACCGCGGGCGTCAGGCTGGCGGTTGAAACGCTCATGGGCAGTCCCTGGTCATTTTACTATGGATATACCCATGAAAAGGTCTCGCAGGAACGGTCGGGCGAGTCCGCGCTCGAGCCTCTGGAGCGTTCGGCACGGGCAGCGCTGAAGCGTTCGGGGGATCAGCACAGTGTTGAGGTTGATTATGTTGTCCCGTTGAGCGAATCGTTCTTCATTGTTCCCCGTCTCCAGTTCATCAGGGCCAATGCCCAGGGGAAAGCATTCCGTTATGATCGAGCCGGTTCTGCGGTGACGCTGTTATATCAGCAGGACACATTGGAGTTTGATGTCACGGTGAATTACAGTGTGGCGCGGTTTGAGGAACGTCATCCGGTTTTCAATCGGGTCAGAAAGGATGAAGGTGTTTCCGTGCAATCCGAATTGGCCTTTATTGAACCATTTGGCTGGAAATCGGTGCGAGTCAGCGGGCTATTCCAGTTGTACGCGAAGCATTCGAACATCCGGTTCTATAACGAAGAATCCATTCTGGCGGGCATCGGATTGTCCTATTTTTATTAG
- a CDS encoding peptidoglycan-binding protein: protein MTQKKTIRKGSRGADVMTLQKLLNRLLSPSPNLSVDGDFGAQTVAAVKRFQVEAKLSVDGIVGRGTWFALSQATLPHFSNSLPQHLLADIAEQYIGTTETGNNLAGNSPKMLEIFKADDLVINGRTDGYPWCAAFVSLCVQKLCSQSPYYASLIPPREPSVQRFLNEWATRKNCLVFTPKDTFTKAMRGDIVVFTFSHIGIVTENKGSLISTIEGNTNAAGSREGTVVARKQRTTSIIKAYIRLPMMPVDYNDREMKFANYC, encoded by the coding sequence ATGACCCAGAAAAAAACGATCAGAAAAGGCTCCCGTGGCGCTGACGTGATGACCTTACAAAAGCTCTTGAATCGATTGCTCTCACCTTCACCAAACCTGAGTGTTGATGGTGACTTTGGCGCGCAGACAGTGGCAGCCGTCAAGCGATTTCAAGTTGAGGCTAAGCTATCTGTTGACGGTATTGTCGGACGTGGAACTTGGTTTGCATTGTCTCAGGCAACATTGCCTCATTTTTCAAACTCGCTTCCTCAGCATTTATTGGCCGACATTGCCGAACAATATATCGGAACCACTGAAACGGGTAATAATCTAGCCGGTAATAGTCCCAAAATGTTGGAGATATTCAAGGCAGATGATTTAGTTATCAATGGCAGGACGGATGGTTATCCGTGGTGTGCTGCTTTCGTTTCACTTTGTGTTCAGAAGTTATGTTCGCAGTCTCCCTACTATGCTTCACTCATCCCGCCGAGAGAACCTTCAGTACAGCGTTTTCTAAATGAGTGGGCAACCCGTAAAAACTGTTTGGTGTTTACCCCAAAAGATACATTTACCAAAGCCATGCGGGGAGATATTGTTGTATTTACTTTCTCACATATCGGAATTGTGACGGAAAACAAAGGCTCTCTGATCTCAACGATAGAAGGTAATACAAACGCGGCGGGTAGCAGAGAAGGTACTGTAGTTGCACGAAAGCAGAGAACGACTTCAATCATCAAGGCGTATATTCGATTACCTATGATGCCGGTCGATTACAATGATCGAGAAATGAAGTTTGCGAATTATTGTTGA
- a CDS encoding RHS repeat domain-containing protein: protein MKLYFVHTDHLGTLQVLTDQNQNVVWKGEYTPFGEVTEVVNTIGQDIRFPGQYHDRETGYYYNYYRDYDPTLGRYLQSDPVGLGGGINTYGYANQNPVIYVDPYGLDAEAAIALALSDSPVPGPMDVAAGIGIAALALMPGDSARKDAQHARYHKICDQPPPPPSGDPCIDAERKRDQAQLCYDLRKNWSDKWDESGSSAWNKHQGQLQQVKQRIINAVEDIKRNCKQECF from the coding sequence ATCAAACTCTACTTCGTCCACACAGACCACCTGGGTACCCTTCAGGTGCTTACAGATCAAAATCAAAATGTGGTGTGGAAAGGCGAATACACCCCCTTCGGCGAAGTCACCGAAGTGGTCAACACCATCGGACAGGATATTCGCTTTCCTGGGCAATATCATGATCGGGAGACCGGGTATTACTACAATTACTATCGGGATTACGATCCCACGTTAGGCCGGTATTTGCAAAGTGATCCTGTTGGCCTAGGGGGCGGGATCAATACTTATGGGTACGCAAATCAAAACCCGGTAATTTATGTCGATCCTTATGGATTAGATGCTGAAGCTGCTATCGCTTTAGCATTGTCTGACTCTCCTGTGCCTGGCCCTATGGATGTTGCTGCCGGTATAGGGATAGCAGCTCTTGCGCTCATGCCAGGAGATTCGGCACGAAAGGATGCTCAGCATGCTAGGTATCACAAAATATGTGACCAGCCACCACCTCCTCCAAGTGGCGACCCTTGTATAGACGCAGAAAGAAAACGAGATCAAGCTCAACTTTGTTACGACTTACGGAAGAATTGGTCAGATAAATGGGATGAGTCTGGAAGTTCTGCTTGGAACAAACATCAGGGTCAGTTGCAACAAGTGAAGCAGCGAATAATCAATGCAGTGGAAGATATTAAGCGAAACTGTAAGCAGGAGTGTTTTTAG
- a CDS encoding alpha/beta hydrolase family protein — MKFLVAVMIVMVVNLIGLSGRSAQADQHRLAHDEGTTPDTLMQDELLTFHHGQHQLMGHYLAPVRDLPPKAVLLFVHGDGAFTYDAEGYYDVFWDRLRRQGYGVFSWDKPGVGESSGNWLQQSMQDRQGEVRAAIRAVKQRYLIPESRIGLIGFSQAGWVIPALASGDSNIGFAIGIGFAANWIQQGQYYTRKRLAFEGASAAEIEQALAGFAAEVELFEKAPEYAVYRQYKGAQAMNEARYGFVLRNYRADASADYQRIEVPVLLLWGDQDANVDARAEYQRWQTRKSSPVTPRLIPNATHGLLKANRFQGQTFGLWSWLKLMWWQQDALAPEVMPVILDFLEHQTR; from the coding sequence ATGAAATTTCTTGTAGCTGTGATGATCGTCATGGTGGTTAATTTGATTGGTCTGTCGGGGCGATCTGCTCAGGCAGATCAGCACCGGCTCGCCCATGACGAGGGGACTACTCCTGATACATTGATGCAGGATGAGTTGCTGACCTTCCATCACGGTCAGCATCAGTTAATGGGGCATTATCTGGCCCCTGTCAGAGACTTGCCGCCGAAAGCGGTACTGTTATTTGTGCATGGTGATGGTGCTTTCACTTATGATGCGGAAGGTTATTATGACGTTTTCTGGGATCGTTTGCGCCGCCAGGGCTATGGGGTTTTCAGTTGGGACAAGCCCGGCGTCGGGGAGTCCTCAGGCAACTGGTTACAACAGTCGATGCAAGATCGACAAGGCGAAGTGCGTGCCGCAATCAGGGCAGTAAAACAACGTTACCTGATTCCGGAGTCCCGTATCGGCTTGATTGGCTTCAGCCAGGCCGGATGGGTGATTCCGGCCTTGGCGAGTGGCGATAGCAACATCGGCTTTGCTATCGGAATCGGTTTTGCCGCCAATTGGATTCAGCAGGGGCAATACTACACGCGAAAACGGCTGGCGTTTGAAGGGGCGAGTGCGGCTGAAATCGAGCAAGCACTGGCGGGTTTTGCCGCAGAAGTCGAATTGTTTGAAAAAGCGCCCGAGTATGCTGTGTATCGGCAATATAAAGGCGCTCAGGCAATGAATGAAGCGCGCTACGGGTTTGTACTCCGTAATTATCGGGCGGATGCCAGTGCAGACTATCAGCGTATTGAAGTGCCTGTGTTGCTACTTTGGGGTGATCAGGACGCCAATGTTGATGCCCGTGCGGAGTACCAACGCTGGCAGACCCGAAAATCCAGTCCAGTCACCCCACGCCTGATCCCCAATGCGACCCATGGGCTGTTGAAGGCAAATCGTTTTCAGGGGCAGACATTCGGGCTGTGGAGCTGGCTAAAGCTGATGTGGTGGCAGCAGGATGCGCTGGCACCCGAGGTGATGCCGGTCATTCTGGATTTTCTGGAGCACCAGACCCGTTAG
- a CDS encoding slipin family protein — protein MFGMTRKVLVADNERVLMYRERQFQQVLTPGTYRFWDMGQKLSFFSVAVTRSGITHELLDVLLQKEEFANHVDSVMMQENEVGVVYLDNKIQQLLQPGERLVTWKDSLNLEVKVFSLDVLQPIAEPMLSHLLRAGMNRTARAETILNALVPDGYVGLLYENGKWIQTLKPGRYGYWLFNRDLQVQLYDLKLQMVEISGQEILTKDRVSLRVNLNAVYQLVDVEVAAQKLKNVGDYIYKRLQLALREVIGTRTLDELLSDKNVVSSVIYDECHASLKDYGIFLDRVGVKDIILPGEMKEILNQVVQAQKAAEANLIKRREETAATRSLSNTAKMMENNATLLRLKELETLEKVVEKIDHISVYGGLDSVMNDMVRLTGKAPTAVKN, from the coding sequence ATGTTCGGCATGACACGAAAAGTACTGGTCGCAGATAATGAACGCGTACTGATGTACAGGGAAAGACAATTTCAACAGGTTCTGACACCGGGTACTTACCGTTTCTGGGATATGGGGCAAAAGCTTTCATTTTTCTCTGTGGCGGTAACGCGCTCTGGTATTACCCATGAGTTGCTGGACGTGTTGTTGCAAAAAGAAGAATTTGCCAACCATGTTGATAGCGTCATGATGCAGGAAAATGAAGTCGGTGTCGTTTATCTCGACAACAAAATTCAACAGCTGCTGCAACCCGGCGAGCGTCTGGTTACCTGGAAGGATAGTTTGAATCTGGAAGTCAAAGTCTTTTCGCTGGATGTGTTGCAGCCAATTGCAGAACCCATGCTTTCACACTTGCTCCGTGCCGGGATGAATCGTACGGCGAGAGCTGAAACGATCCTGAATGCGCTGGTTCCGGATGGCTATGTGGGGCTGTTGTATGAGAATGGAAAATGGATCCAGACTCTGAAACCAGGACGTTACGGCTACTGGTTGTTCAACCGCGATCTGCAAGTGCAGTTATACGATTTGAAACTGCAAATGGTGGAAATTTCCGGTCAGGAAATTCTGACGAAAGACCGGGTGAGCCTGCGGGTTAATTTGAATGCCGTTTATCAATTGGTGGATGTGGAAGTTGCTGCGCAAAAACTGAAAAATGTAGGGGACTACATCTACAAACGCCTGCAGCTTGCGCTGAGGGAAGTGATTGGTACACGGACACTGGATGAACTTCTGAGCGACAAAAATGTTGTTTCCAGCGTCATCTATGACGAGTGCCACGCATCACTGAAAGACTACGGAATCTTTCTGGATCGAGTGGGGGTGAAGGACATCATCCTGCCCGGTGAAATGAAAGAAATCCTGAATCAGGTTGTACAGGCGCAAAAAGCGGCAGAAGCAAACCTGATCAAACGTCGGGAAGAAACCGCCGCGACACGCTCCCTGAGCAACACGGCAAAAATGATGGAAAACAACGCCACCCTCCTGCGTCTCAAGGAACTTGAAACTCTGGAGAAAGTGGTTGAAAAAATCGATCACATCAGTGTTTATGGCGGCCTCGATTCCGTGATGAATGATATGGTGAGATTGACCGGTAAAGCACCCACAGCGGTGAAAAATTAG
- a CDS encoding putative solute-binding protein: protein MKKINTIINLFGAATLATSSVNADVLERKFCIFDPVGANGPMFNVMKSSKPSALKWGVNLELAAYTDEKIAAEDLKAGQCDAALLTSTRAREFNRFTGSLEALGAITSDEEMKMVLETLNQSKAAKLLTSGKYEVAGILPAGAVYLFLRDRTVNSVEKLQGKKIATLDYDHASLTMVRHVGASVVGATSSSFAGKFNNGSVDAAYAPAIAYTPLELYKGIGTSGGVFDYKLAQFTFQIIIQKDKFPEDFGQNARDYTASIYDEAHKMVSNAEAEINPQHWMRPTRDEVAGYDNLLREVRISLKEEGVYDPKALRLMLKVRCKTNPDKAECVEGRE from the coding sequence ATGAAGAAAATAAATACAATAATCAACCTCTTTGGCGCAGCCACGCTGGCAACCAGCTCAGTGAATGCAGACGTTCTGGAACGTAAATTCTGCATTTTCGACCCGGTCGGCGCTAATGGGCCGATGTTCAACGTGATGAAATCGTCCAAACCTTCGGCACTCAAGTGGGGTGTGAACCTGGAGCTTGCAGCCTATACGGATGAGAAGATTGCAGCAGAAGACCTGAAAGCAGGACAGTGCGACGCAGCACTGTTGACCAGCACCCGGGCAAGAGAATTCAATCGCTTTACCGGCTCCCTGGAAGCATTAGGGGCCATCACCAGTGATGAAGAAATGAAAATGGTTCTTGAAACCTTGAACCAGAGCAAAGCGGCCAAACTGCTGACCAGCGGCAAGTACGAAGTCGCCGGTATACTCCCTGCCGGAGCGGTTTATCTATTTTTACGGGACCGCACCGTTAACTCGGTCGAAAAGCTGCAGGGCAAAAAAATTGCGACCCTGGACTATGACCACGCGTCGTTAACCATGGTTCGCCACGTCGGAGCATCCGTGGTGGGTGCCACGTCTTCCAGCTTCGCCGGAAAGTTCAATAATGGCAGCGTTGATGCCGCCTATGCTCCTGCTATCGCCTACACCCCCTTGGAACTCTACAAAGGCATCGGCACCAGCGGTGGCGTGTTTGACTACAAACTTGCTCAGTTCACCTTCCAAATCATCATTCAAAAAGACAAGTTCCCGGAAGACTTCGGCCAGAATGCACGAGATTACACGGCAAGCATATACGACGAAGCCCACAAAATGGTCTCCAACGCCGAAGCGGAAATCAACCCGCAACACTGGATGCGCCCCACCAGAGATGAAGTCGCAGGCTACGACAACTTGCTCAGAGAAGTCCGCATCAGCCTGAAAGAAGAAGGCGTCTACGACCCCAAAGCACTCCGACTCATGCTGAAAGTACGCTGTAAAACCAATCCCGACAAAGCGGAATGTGTTGAGGGGCGGGAGTAA
- a CDS encoding ankyrin repeat domain-containing protein: MKNDLSSVLARCSDTASWFGIELNGVNCVNLMDDTPLHTVCSWGDLESARILIDAGADVNAKGDNGCSPIFNGVIGGNPKVLELLIRSGARVNSKNDDGRSVLEYARNIGSSEDVINTLLKVKGA; this comes from the coding sequence ATGAAAAATGACTTAAGCAGTGTACTTGCACGCTGTTCAGATACAGCATCTTGGTTTGGCATCGAGTTGAATGGAGTCAATTGTGTAAACCTCATGGATGATACTCCATTACATACGGTTTGTTCGTGGGGGGATCTCGAATCAGCGAGGATTTTAATAGATGCAGGAGCGGATGTTAACGCAAAAGGAGACAATGGATGTTCACCTATATTCAACGGAGTAATAGGCGGCAATCCAAAGGTTTTAGAGTTGTTAATAAGATCTGGGGCACGTGTAAATTCAAAAAATGATGATGGCAGAAGCGTGCTTGAGTATGCAAGAAATATTGGTTCGTCAGAGGATGTAATAAATACTCTTTTGAAAGTTAAAGGGGCTTGA
- a CDS encoding sensor histidine kinase: protein MLGKSIRRFVMIYTCTLLLIISAGYSLVAFWFMSKGMDSAELWQLEKISIGYAAQYQSSSSTPLPNTEHITATLEFETLPDFVRRHFPVTEHQNKTLLYHEEAERVYFLFPYDLHDGKRLYLLSQYDQNDLNEATEFFVLQTINTLWPVMAISVALAMLAVIYMTHQLIKPIRKLERWATQLKLDDLHQPPNQFTYQELNAVAAELYHALQRIRGMVTREQQFLRNASHELRTPISVVTSNITLLKHIRKATPFPEKTEQPIARIERAGQTMRDLTETLLWLSRERPEPVEPHSVAIDELIQEIVNDNQYLLLNKTVELQLQLSPTRIEIAPTPCRIAISNLIRNAMQYTEQGFISIKVETVPVAGDCALIQGVRVQICNSNQGDLDITSAAEYGYGLGLALVDQISARMGWQHHTENISGGRLAEIQFPAKYDS, encoded by the coding sequence ATGCTCGGCAAAAGTATTCGCCGCTTTGTAATGATCTACACCTGTACTCTTCTGTTGATTATTTCAGCAGGGTACTCACTGGTTGCCTTCTGGTTTATGTCCAAGGGCATGGACTCTGCGGAGCTATGGCAACTGGAAAAAATCAGCATTGGGTACGCCGCACAATATCAATCATCCTCTTCCACACCACTGCCAAACACCGAACATATCACTGCAACTCTTGAATTTGAGACCTTGCCAGATTTCGTTCGCCGCCATTTTCCGGTAACGGAACATCAGAATAAAACGCTGCTCTATCACGAGGAAGCCGAGCGCGTCTACTTTCTATTTCCCTACGACCTCCATGATGGCAAACGTCTGTATCTCCTTTCACAGTATGATCAGAACGATCTGAACGAAGCTACGGAATTTTTCGTGCTACAAACCATCAATACCCTCTGGCCTGTCATGGCAATTTCCGTCGCACTTGCCATGCTGGCCGTGATCTATATGACTCACCAATTGATCAAGCCGATTCGAAAACTGGAACGGTGGGCCACCCAGCTCAAACTGGATGATTTACACCAGCCGCCAAACCAGTTCACCTATCAGGAGCTGAATGCGGTTGCGGCTGAACTCTATCATGCACTGCAACGCATCCGCGGCATGGTGACCCGGGAACAGCAGTTTCTGCGTAACGCCAGCCATGAGCTGCGCACCCCCATTTCGGTCGTCACCAGTAACATCACGCTGTTAAAACATATCCGCAAAGCAACGCCTTTCCCCGAGAAAACAGAACAACCCATTGCGCGAATTGAACGCGCCGGTCAGACCATGCGGGATCTGACAGAAACCCTGCTCTGGCTGAGCCGGGAACGTCCCGAGCCCGTGGAGCCGCATTCGGTCGCCATTGATGAACTCATTCAGGAAATTGTGAATGACAATCAATATCTGCTACTGAACAAAACCGTTGAGTTACAATTGCAACTCAGCCCAACCCGAATTGAGATTGCGCCAACACCTTGCCGCATTGCTATCAGCAACCTGATCCGAAACGCCATGCAATATACCGAACAAGGCTTCATTTCGATCAAGGTTGAAACGGTTCCTGTTGCAGGGGATTGTGCACTTATTCAAGGCGTAAGGGTTCAAATTTGCAACAGTAACCAAGGCGATCTGGATATCACATCTGCAGCAGAATACGGATATGGTCTGGGACTGGCGCTGGTGGATCAGATCTCGGCGCGGATGGGGTGGCAACATCACACCGAGAACATTTCTGGAGGACGGCTTGCTGAAATCCAGTTTCCAGCCAAATACGATAGTTGA